From the Abditibacteriota bacterium genome, the window GGGCGAGGTGTTCGTGGGGGCGGGCCAGTCCAACGCCACCAACAGCGGACAGTTTCCCATCACCCAGTCCTCCGGCATGACCGTCACCACCGACGGCGTCAGCTGGCGGCTGTGCGACGACCCCATGCCCGGCGTCCACGACGGCTCCGGCGGGGGCAGCTACTATCCCGCCCTGGGAGATATGCTCTATGAGGAATTCCGGGTGCCCATAGCCTTTGCCTCCACGGGCCACGGCGGCACCACCCTGGAACAGTGGGCCAACGAGGAACAGCTCTACAAATGGTTCATGACCAGAGTGTATCAGCTGGGCCGGAGCGGCTTCCGGGCCGTGCTGTGGCATCAGGGAGAGAGCGACTTCAACACCCCCACCGAGGTGGCCTTCCGCAAGATGAAGCTCCTTATCCAGTCCTCCAGAAAAGAGGCCGGCTGGCACATCCCCTGGTTCGTGGCCAAGGTGAGCTACCACAACGCCGACAACCCCTCCTGGCCCCTCATCAGAGAGGCCCATCAGATGATATGGGAGGACGGAGCGGCCCTGGAAGGGCCGGACACCGACGTGCTGACCGGAGACAACCGGGACTTTGACGGCGCCGGCATCCATTTCAGCCCCAAGGGCCTCAGAAACCACGCGGAGCTGTGGGCCGAAAAGCTGATCCCCTGGCTCCACCGGCTGACAGACTGACCCTTAGAGCCCGCCCGCGGCGGGCTTTTTTTCGCCTCCACGGGGTGTGGGCCCTCACCGCCGGGAAGACGGTGGAGCAGAGGCGCGTCCCTCTGTCGGCGACTAAATTTTTTACCCCCGGGGGCCTCTCCCGGCGCGCCTTATACCTGGGGTTTTCCGCTGTTTTTTCGGGTGGTGGTGGAACTATACGCTCTGTTTGCGGCTCTAAAAGTATGAAAAAAACACACAGGAGACTACAATGAAAAAAGGTTTCACCCTTATCGAACTTTTGGTAGTTATCGCTATCATCGCCATTCTGGCTGCCATTCTGTTCCCCGTATTCGCGCAGGCCAGAGAAAAGGCCCGCCAGACTCAGTGCCTCAGCAACATGAAGCAGCTGGGGACCGCTCTGGTCATGTATGCCAGCGACTGGGAAGAAAATCTCCCCTGCCGCACTCAGCTTTCCGCGAAGGGTTATCCCGGCGGCGCCCAGTACTTCCAGGGCTGGCTGGCCTCCAACTGGGGCGGCACCGATTTCCCCAGCGCCGAGTACAGCTACGTGGGCTGCCTGTTCCCTTACGTCAAGAATGAAAAGCTCTTCCAGTGCCCCTCCGACGGCAACGTGAGCGCTCATCTGAGCACCACCACCGACCAGACCAACGGCAAGAGGCTCTCCTCTTACTGGCTGAGACACTGGATCGCCACCGCTATGATAGGCGCCTGGGGCGGCAGCTGCCCTAACTGTCTGGCCAACGTGCCCGCAGCCTCCGC encodes:
- a CDS encoding DUF1559 domain-containing protein, with product MKKGFTLIELLVVIAIIAILAAILFPVFAQAREKARQTQCLSNMKQLGTALVMYASDWEENLPCRTQLSAKGYPGGAQYFQGWLASNWGGTDFPSAEYSYVGCLFPYVKNEKLFQCPSDGNVSAHLSTTTDQTNGKRLSSYWLRHWIATAMIGAWGGSCPNCLANVPAASAIPIAVFQKPANTMIIHEGADYHFRASGTNQKRTSVFADGHAKIMPIAQICPIKYPTDPNWPKFWDRTDLESNADYYTLADTDVSY